Proteins encoded in a region of the Drosophila busckii strain San Diego stock center, stock number 13000-0081.31 chromosome 2L, ASM1175060v1, whole genome shotgun sequence genome:
- the LOC108594290 gene encoding chorion class high-cysteine HCB protein 13 isoform X1 gives MCDPCCGPFEPRGCRSRELRCGILYTTCDCVKRNGLQDKCPRAACQGRPACMCFPFPSCGPASFPLRFANMTMGVNNKRMRCAATAATCAGGGGLSRACGGCCGGGGGGCGGGCGPCGGGGGCCGPCNNTPCCGPHSPPCGAPAPIPCSPAPGVCCPPLPEGGIPDPRVWNCCNTPPTYPCGF, from the exons ATGTGTGACCCTTGTTGTGGACCCTTTGAG CCCAGGGGCTGTCGCAGTCGCGAGCTGCGTTGCGGCATTCTCTATACAACCTGCGACTGCGTTAAGCGCAATGGACTTCAGGATAAATGCCCGCGCGCAGCCTGCCAGGGACGTCCTGCCTGCATGTGCTTTCCGTTCCCCTCCTGCGGCCCCGCCTCGTTTCCGCTGCGCTTCGCCAACATGACCATGGGCGTCAATAACAAGCGCATGCGTTGCGCCGCAACGGCCGCAACCTGCGCCGGCGGCGGTGGCTTGTCACGCGCCTGCGGTGGCTGttgcggtggtggtggtggcggctgcggcggcggctgcggaccctgcggcggtggcggcggctgctgtggcCCATGTAATAACACTCCATGCTGTGGCCCGCACAGTCCGCCTTGCGGTGCGCCGGCGCCCATTCCGTGCTCCCCAGCGCCCGGTGTCTGCTGCCCGCCATTGCCTGAGGGCGGCATACCCGATCCACGTGTTTGGAATTGTTGTAATACACCGCCAACCTATCCAT GCGGCTTCTGA
- the LOC108594289 gene encoding DBF4-type zinc finger-containing protein 2 homolog has protein sequence MCDPCCGPFECSPKCYNAAQLEALPQCAPRIPPPFPKCITVQQPPRLICKKRVVFTEKIVPEPMVVNRCRQITIPKVVDTTRVIKVPKLVWVSQMVREPRVIYYPSMIPDPYVVCYPKRVCEPREVCQSILCQPKPQTIDIPPPREYCCYPNGPINYKPSAACPPCPIGPCAPGGPCCPLPCFGTNQYPVCETRCGPCGPCGPCGPRGPCGPC, from the exons ATGTGTGACCCTTGTTGTGGACCCTTTGAG TGCTCTCCCAAGTGCTATAATGCAGCACAGCTGGAGGCGCTGCCGCAGTGTGCGCCACGCATACCGCCGCCTTTCCCCAAATGCATAACagtgcagcagccgccgcgCTTGATCTGCAAGAAGCGCGTGGTGTTCACCGAGAAGATTGTGCCGGAGCCGATGGTGGTGAATCGCTGCCGGCAAATCACCATACCCAAGGTGGTGGATACGACGCGCGTCATTAAGGTGCCCAAGCTGGTGTGGGTATCGCAAATGGTGCGCGAGCCGCGCGTCATTTACTATCCATCGATGATACCGGATCCGTATGTGGTCTGCTATCCGAAGCGTGTCTGCGAGCCGCGTGAGGTCTGCCAGTCGATACTGTGCCAGCCCAAGCCGCAGACGATTGATATACCCCCGCCTCGCGAGTACTGCTGCTATCCGAATGGGCCGATCAACTACAAGCCGAGCGCCGCCTGCCCGCCCTGCCCCATCGGGCCGTGTGCGCCAGGCGGTCCCTGCTGTCCATTGCCCTGCTTTGGCACCAATCAGTATCCGGTATGCGAGACACGCTGCGGACCCTGCGGACCCTGCGGACCATGCGGACCACGCGGACCATGTGGCCCCTGCTGA
- the LOC108607977 gene encoding protein bark beetle, which yields MTLQRVKTKVNKQTKYCPPHCATPTGNKWTHICLILPILLLLLSCQLGRAQQQQQQQQQQFEQQQQQVLSQPSQVELESIELLQDNNDPDNDIEFASLDGATQLLPATPHRVDATAAPPATPTLLLTSSSSSSSGASSYTELQGGEILGERTLRFSESPYLARDDLEVVRGARLTIEPGVTIEFAPTKGLKVRGVLRAVGTETARIVLRSQSNTANHKLQLPTDQEKGIRLVDGPTPVEGRLQLYHKGAWRSVCSNSRNWTIADYGVACRQLGYRGGRFWNWVERTPGHYARLLYEQPKCRGSEPSLLQCGWSSRQMGAGSCDYHNDLGVQCLPVHAEPLAHWRGIYFDNAPSTKYLGRDNTVYAAVSESLLKYVDILRAGNGAGFAAKSALEVQGLPPQLEHVHISESAYTGFNSTRPWAGFQLQNVSVSRCNGIGVFVNSSQGLVQLEDCNISENAADGVKYVGHDLRATERTDRASIYDFCTLPTTSGQTYPITLSFTQKYYAGTSKECAKYFFTRPGYLLTLHFEEFVLQQNETATVEIYDGASSNERLLFAWQARNYTRPQSVTSTREKMFVRIKAEARKELSGYFRVTSGNAVAYDLQLKQSSVTRNGGRGVAIERIRSRLHVQGSEVLHNGHVAGVHVASGAGDVNITSSRISYNQGAGINITYYGGNRNISRSLLQANKGYGLAIWLNQTSDKERMEYLPFNQTSVLEYTQLDGNLEQALLHGNYCAPIWVNITGNTFNDSQLNDVYIESCYERTANGAANLQLQLGHNLFKHSQANAIYLSPALNMHAKIEYNMFRYGSYGCIYVNNDYIQQEFNYLPVKLLIQSNYFMRNSGVHVVSLALSPYSRAEVQYILFTRNFVRGNNITEAFGPLVAGSEGSEGAGRLNPRSRVAAPVVVGSSNVDIYRNILHNLDSNYEIGSQLTDQSQFINATYNWLGHTDEKRIYARLFHRNDRYNLAKINYIPYLLHSSNPGSTAIIAVSTVVPRFFHEDSDIIGGEVDGQDMVPAGTYTVTKDINIRPGGKLILQPGTILRFEPSVGMMVAGKLEARGRRPDDILFTLKRETVMNETETIDLDSETEAVDMLTEAVPTQPRLPVRLVGGAAANEGRLQVYLQGRWGTVCDYGWNIRNAALVCHQLGYSLNPQDWRLLRSQLPQAGTSEDILLANVRCTPHDRDLTKCKAEQQHELEASCTHAHDVGLRCYEGAWAGVRFSMLAERADLQYLTVEKAGLFDYTTNSFTAALQMDHARHNLENVRVVNNLQDGLGVIYADIYAGKSVNNIKNSEFAGNRGSGISLKQLDMRISGSLIRDNRGSGISHDPVIAALAQKELGGWFNVASDFNAYDSDYEPYRLPHELGDINLQNFEHKYLRTEELLGSSIQRKIMVNCPAGYVIGIQLLNPIHNLSTESISILNARTENIRSDLWQVQRDLNVFPVTSSSYGIIIYYDSGPHALGGAVLMLTTVPAPAQNIRNRIVSGPVPTLTIRSTKIQKNLRGISAYYYNRYIGDNGEYYLRKANESLKLINSELSFNEREAILVKSPFWDVISSNLSEVTIHINNSLISQNGYGIRQLSKDLRSSNNLFHYVLQDSTVEQNSHGGFQVALPYVWQYNENFTHSIYFGNSTWQRNKNFHIGVFGHYAVFNITSNVFRENNCPHALISLDGMEKRLRFDNNRFEANNAKFVLLFQADSLSEIIGQVPASIEYNSFKGNNIINMVADYRHYMRAARRIRRQHQLPSAVIRLDGVQNVRLYRNLIANNEMEYNLVAGVRSARLNNYFQAMENWWGSLDIGYIESKIFDFDNWNDHADVIYQPFLIEDSYDASVSIVATPSEQLDLFTYRGGRIYKDLTLRKQQQPYYISADITVMPDTTLTINHGVTMEFEPNVGILVLGTLIAVGYKESPIVMRPYRNASREALTMAPPRRRRSLEDMSAALTDFDAIRLCTSASNCTGDNERPTDGLSEGFLEYFNHTTLQWVPICDARFTERNAQVVCRELGYDPLNVYYGHDRRIEFHTNSLTRIWSWVQPLECRGDEERMEDCAERLNGQLYGHRHECKWDDVFVFVSCLGQAEEEPYWGGIRFANSKFEELQYAPRLHHARNQRQSQLEFVHIQQAGMLHNHKSAAIQAIHKSPSISSVRIERSAHHGINLIAPSGKLDLNHLDINQTLGTAISIVSLSGEGRDSDESSFVPLKQLDLPYKLFSLVDMCDPQKVLTIEERMLIYYKYDNNPVNCVKIFTSAFRAKPIGFRLLQSNLFNHSKLYGRTDFIKLYDGDIYNLTANYLGKIEWDTNNQRSFFKTKGPTLSLQLVASGAPETHGFIAEVVTVPISTLGQNRDALHNITETRISGAMKGAVSYASAGEVTPTLTLIGNRIERNCKQLYGNFSTCPSALYLDVQNMNSLYFMNNLLMENQGGLRIRADSRGSATSLRGFVHHNLFMRNRNRPALYVEGRQSSPYQEVELYRNYFAQNMAGYEEVIRLCQVVSNFSHNYVHSNVGGRIMEVSGFEKVRLQIYQTTAHNGFYRNVATNWMSRATIVAGTAGQQYVDNIFENYDNDYELLTVNNSIMSFDYENRTFETWSSKIDARHNYWSYNNSISVQSRIRDKSDDPMLLEVLAVPFQMNNQSILDGKCPPGWNLVHDTCFIYVGAPMTFYEARDFCRSENSTMPFIRTDSTTLWRYLQSQMRHLKYPEKVWIQDYNHIERCTSFIINEIVVEDCNRQRGFICEMDPRVIIDPLSWRADIFAISIISAFVLAIILLILVAFCWFAKSKHRHVQRLQRRNSIRQSLRSLNSIDPQGSLRRRPNYPMSSNGTLSKSQDYKQMVANGSIDSMDKSVLSSEAGSYEGYEQKPHYNEYVNQNALRPATQEPHKVATISKGTAHRARAAAAAAALEPDAFELSYRNEGFRDNSTYGGGTRANSVSNSVAEDTPIIHQTDAETEELGSDYYGNASTLPLRTEAGSSSVGGRRGQPGLAFLSELKQNLPEYQRSSTSSFVPQRNSGDSLPFEQKIDQFNYSNESSLYRPAPAVPAVPADMRRPDSYYTAVRSSKAPSSHYRTPRPLAQPPAAPTSRPKTVYQGEGGALPTTPQPQHTTAHPNPYHRSKSEALLETDFDSEAGATGLLPLHANGRSHSQPLETAM from the exons ATGACGCTGCAACGCGTTAAAACGAAagtcaacaaacaaacaaaatactgCCCGCCCCActgcgccacgcccacaggaAACAAATGGACGCACATATGCTTAATACTCCccatattgttgctgctgttgtcctgCCAACTGGGTcgagcacaacagcaacaacaacaacagcaacagcaattcgaacaacaacaacaacaagtgcttAGTCAACCCTCGCAAGTGGAGCTTGAATCCATTGAACTGCTGCAGGATAATAACGACCCAGACAACGACATCGAGTTCGCCAGTCTAGATGGCgccacacagctgctgccagcaacgCCTCATCGCGTTGACGCCACAGCGGCGCCACCAGCGacgccaacgctgctgctgacatcatcgtcgtcatccAGTTCCGGTGCCAGCTCATACACCGAGCTCCAAGGCGGCGAAATACTCGGAGAGCGCACTCTGCGCTTCAGCGAGAGTCCGTACCTGGCACGCGATGACCTGGAGGTGGTGCGGGGTGCACGCCTGACCATCGAGCCTGGGGTGACCATTGAATTCGCCCCCACCAAAGGACTCAAAGTGCGCGGCGTGCTGCGCGCAGTG GGCACCGAAACTGCGCGCATTGTGCTGCGTTCTCAAAGTAATACAGCAAAtcataagctgcagctgcctacAGATCAGGAGAAGGGCATACGCTTGGTGGATGGACCAACGCCAGTGGAGGGCAGACTGCAGCTTTATCATAAAGGCGCCTGGCGCTCAGTTTGCTCCAATTCCAGAAA CTGGACTATAGCGGATTATGGCGTCGCCTGCAGACAGTTGGGCTATAGAGGTGGACGCTTTTGGAATTGGGTAGAGCGCACGCCTGGACATTATGCCCGATTGCTGTATGAGCAGCCCAAGTGTCGTGGCAGCGAGCCAAGTTTGCTGCAGTGCGGCTGGAGCAGTCGGCAAATGGGCGCAGGCTCATGTGATTATCATAACGATCTGGGCGTGCAATGTTTGCCAGTGCATGCGGAGCCACTGGCGCATTGGCGTGGCATTTACTTTGACAATGCGCCGTCTACCAAATATTTGGGTAGAGATAATACAGTTTATGCTGCTGTATCCGAATCGCTGCTCAAATATGTGGATATATTGCGCGCAGGCAATGGCGCTGGCTTTGCAGCCAAATCAGCGCTGGAGGTGCAGGGATTGCCGCCACAGCTGGAGCATGTGCACATAAGCGAGTCAGCATATACAGGCTTCAATAGCACGCGTCCTTGGGCAGGATTTCAGCTGCAGAATGTAAGCGTAAGCAGGTGCAATGGCATTGGCGTCTTCGTTAACAGCAGTCAGGGCTTGGTGCAGCTGGAGGATTGCAACATAAGCGAGAATGCAGCAGATGGTGTTAAATATGTGGGTCATGATTTGAGAGCCACTGAGCGCACTGATCGCGCTTCCATTTACGACTTTTGCACGCTGCCCACAACTAGCGGACAAACTTATCCCATAACCTTGAGTTTTACGCAAAAGTATTACGCCGGCACTAGCAAGGAGTGCGCCAAGTATTTCTTTACGCGTCCTGGTTATTTGCTGACGCTGCACTTTGAGGAGTTTGTGCTGCAGCAGAACGAAACGGCTACGGTGGAGATTTACgatggcgccagcagcaatgagCGACTGCTGTTCGCTTGGCAGGCGCGTAACTACACCAGACCACAAAGTGTGACCAGCACGCGTGAGAAAATGTTTGTGCGCATCAAAGCGGAGGCGCGCAAGGAGCTGAGTGGCTACTTTAGAGTAACCTCAGGCAATGCGGTGGCCTATGATTTGCAGCTGAAACAGTCGAGCGTAACGCGCAATGGCGGACGTGGGGTAGCAATCGAACGCATACGCTCGCGGTTGCATGTGCAGGGCTCGGAGGTGCTGCACAATGGACATGTGGCTGGCGTGCATGTAGCCAGCGGCGCTGGCGATGTCAACATAACCAGCAGTCGCATTAGCTACAATCAAGGCGCTGGCATTAATATAACTTACTATGGCGGCAATCGCAATATTTCTCGCTCGCTGCTGCAGGCAAACAAAGGTTATGGCCTGGCTATATGGCTGAATCAAACCAGCGACAAGGAGCGCATGGAGTATTTGCCTTTTAATCAAACCAGCGTGCTGGAGTACACACAACTGGATGGCAATCTGGAGCAGGCATTGCTGCATGGCAACTACTGCGCGCCCATTTGGGTAAACATCACTGGCAACACTTTTAACGACTCTCAGCTCAACGATGTGTACATCGAGTCCTGCTATGAGCGCACTGCGAATGGTGCCGCcaatctgcagctgcagctgggaCACAATCTGTTCAAGCATAGTCAAGCTAATGCTATTTATCTTAGTCCCGCTTTGAATATGCACGCCAAGATCGAGTACAATATGTTTCGCTATGGCAGCTATGGCTGCATCTATGTCAACAATGATTATATACAGCAGGAGTTTAACTATTTGCCGGTTAAGCTTTTGATACAGAGCAACTACTTTATGCGCAACAGCGGCGTGCATgttgtctcgcttgcactttcGCCCTACAGTCGCGCTGAAGTACAGTATATACTCTTTACACGCAACTTTGTGCGCGGCAACAACATCACTGAGGCCTTTGGCCCGCTTGTTGCCGGCAGTGAAGGCAGCGAAGGCGCTGGACGTCTAAATCCGCGCTCTAGAGTCGCCGCACCCGTTGTCGTTGGCTCCAGCAATGTGGACATCTATCGCAACATACTGCACAATCTGGATTCGAATTATGAAATTGGCTCACAGCTTACAGATCAAAGTCAGTTCATTAATGCCACCTACAATTGGTTGGGACACACGGATGAGAAGCGCATCTATGCGCGTTTGTTTCATCGCAATGATCGCTACAATCTCGCCAAGATTAACTATATACCTTATTTGCTGCATAGTAGCAATCCTGGCTCCACAGCCATCATAGCAGTGTCCACTGTAGTGCCGCGTTTCTTTCACGAGGACAGCGATATCATTGGCGGCGAAGTCGATGGCCAGGACATGGTGCCCGCTGGCACTTATACAGTTACCAAGGACATTAATATACGTCCTGGTGGCAAGCTTATACTACAACCTGGCACCATATTGCGCTTCGAGCCCAGCGTGGGCATGATGGTTGCCGGCAAACTGGAGGCGCGTGGTCGTCGTCCGGATGACATACTCTTTACACTCAAGCGTGAAACTGTTATGAACGAAACGGAAACCATTGATTTGGATAGCGAAACGGAGGCAGTGGATATGCTCACCGAGGCGGTGCCTACGCAGCCACGCCTACCTGTGCGTTTGGTAGGCGGCGCCGCAGCCAACGAGGGCAGACTGCAAGTTTATTTGCAAGGCCGTTGGGGCACTGTTTGCGACTACGGCTGGAACATACGCAATGCCGCCTTGGTGTGCCATCAACTGGGCTACTCGCTGAATCCACAAGACTGGCGCCTGCTGCGCTCTCAGCTGCCACAAGCCGGCACCAGCGAGGATATTTTGCTTGCCAATGTGCGCTGCACGCCACACGATCGCGACTTGACCAAATGCaaggcagagcagcagcatgagctgGAGGCCAGCTGCACGCATGCGCATGATGTGGGTTTGCGCTGCTATGAGGGCGCCTGGGCAGGCGTGCGCTTCAGCATGTTGGCGGAGCGCGCGGATCTGCAGTATTTGACTGTGGAAAAGGCGGGACTCTTCGACTACACCACCAATAGTTTTACAGCTGCGCTGCAAATGGATCATGCGCGTCATAACCTGGAGAATGTGCGTGTGGTTAACAATCTGCAGGATGGACTGGGCGTTATCTATGCTGATATCTATGCCGGCAAGTCGGTAAACAATATCAAAAACTCAGAGTTCGCTGGCAATCGTGGCAGCGGCATTAGCCTTAAGCAGCTGGACATGCGCATCTCTGGCTCGCTTATACGTGATAATCGTGGCAGCGGCATTTCCCATGATCCGGTTATAGCTGCGCTGGCGCAGAAGGAGCTGGGCGGCTGGTTTAACGTCGCCTCGGACTTTAATGCCTATGATAGCGACTATGAGCCTTATCGCTTGCCACACGAGCTGGGCGACATTAATCTGCAAAACTTTGAGCACAAGTATCTGCGCACAGAGGAGCTGCTGGGCTCATCTATACAGCGCAAGATTATGGTCAATTGTCCTGCCGGCTATGTCATTGGCATTCAACTGCTCAATCCCATACATAATCTGTCCACGGAGAGCATCAGCATACTCAACGCTCGCACTGAGAACATACGCAGCGACTTGTGGCAGGTGCAACGCGATCTCAATGTATTCCCTGTAACCAGCAGCAGTTATGGTATTATTATCTACTATGACAGTGGACCACATGCCTTGGGCGGCGCTGTACTCATGCTCACCACTGTGCCTGCTCCAGCGCAGAATATACGCAATCGTATTGTCAGTGGTCCAGTGCCCACACTCACCATACGCTCCACCAAGATACAAAAGAATCTACGCGGCATCTCCGCCTATTATTACAATCGTTATATTGGCGATAATGGCGAGTACTATTTGCGCAAGGCAAACGAATCCTTGAAGCTTATCAACTCCGAGCTTAGCTTTAACGAGCGCGAGGCTATACTGGTCAAGTCCCCTTTCTGGGATGTCATCTCTAGCAATCTTTCGGAGGTCACCATACACATCAACAACTCGTTGATAAGTCAAAACGGCTACGGCATTCGGCAGCTGTCCAAGGATCTGCGCTCATCCAATAATCTCTTCCATTATGTGCTGCAGGATAGCACTGTGGAGCAAAATAGCCATGGCGGCTTTCAG GTGGCGCTGCCTTACGTTTGGCAATACAATGAGAACTTTACGCACTCGATTTACTTCGGCAACAGCACTTGGCAGCGCAATAAGAACTTCCACATTGGCGTCTTTGGCCATTATGCAGTGTTCAACATTACTTCGAATGTATTCCGGGAGAACAACTGTCCGCATGCGCTGATCTCGCTGGATGGCATGGAGAAGCGTCTGCGCTTCGATAACAATCGCTTTGAAGCCAACAATGCCAAGTTTGTGCTGCTCTTCCAGGCAGACAGTCTGAGTGAGATTATAGGCCAAGTGCCTGCCAGCATAGAGTACAACAGCTTCAAGGGCAACAATATAATCAACATGGTGGCGGACTATAGGCACTATATGCGTGCAGCAAGACGCATACGCAGACAACATCAGCTGCCCAGTGCTGTAATACGCTTGGATGGCGTGCAAAACGTGCGGCTGTATCGCAATCTGATTGCCAACAATGAAATGGAGTACAATCTGGTAGCAGGTGTGCGCTCAGCGCGCTTGAACAATTACTTCCAGGCCATGGAGAACTGGTGGGGCTCATTAGATATTGGCTACATTGAGTCCAAGATCTTTGACTTTGATAACTGGAACGATCATGCAGATGTTATCTATCAACCTTTCCTTATTGAGGATAGCTATGATGCTAGTGTTTCGATTGTGGCTACGCCTAGCGAGCAATTGGATTTGTTTACCTATCGCGGTGGTCGCATCTACAAGGACCTAACGCTGcgtaagcaacagcagccctATTATATATCTGCCGACATTACAGTTATGCCGGATACTACCTTGACAATAAATCATGGTGTTACCATGGAGTTTGAGCCAAATGTGGGCATATTGGTGCTGGGCACGCTTATCGCCGTGGGCTACAAGGAATCGCCGATTGTTATGAGACCCTACAGAAATGCTTCCAG GGAAGCCTTGACAATGGCGCCACCGCGCAGACGACGCTCCTTGGAGGACATGAGCGCTGCTTTGACAGACTTTGATGCCATCAGGCTATGCACAAGTGCCAGCAATTGCACTGGGGACAACGAACGTCCAACTGATGGCTTGAGTGAGGGCTTTTTGGAATACTTCAATCACACGACACTGCAGTGGGTGCCCATATGCGATGCTCGCTTTACCGAGCGCAATGCACAAGTCGTTTGCCGTGAGCTGGGCTATGATCCGTTGAATGTGTATTATGGCCACGACAGGCGCATTGAGTTCCATACGAATTCGCTGACACGCATTTGGTCCTGGGTGCAGCCGCTGGAGTGTCGTGGCGATGAGGAGCGCATGGAGGACTGTGCAGAGCGTTTGAATGGCCAACTCTATGGACATCGCCATGAATGCAAATGGGATgatgtatttgtgtttgtcaGCTGCCTGGGACAGGCTGAGGAGGAGCCCTATTGGGGTGGCATACGCTTTGCCAATTCCAAGTTTGAGGAGCTGCAATATGCACCCAGACTGCATCATGCGCGCAATCAGCGTCAAAGTCAGCTGGAGTTCGTGCACATACAACAGGCAGGCATGTTGCATAATCACAAATCAGCAGCCATACAGGCTATACACAAATCACCCAGCATTAGCTCAGTGCGCATTGAACGCTCCGCACATCATGGCATTAATCTCATTGCACCCAGTGGCAAGCTGGATCTCAATCATTTGGACATTAATCAGACTCTAGGCACAGCTATAAGCATTGTATCGCTTTCGGGCGAGGGGCGTGACAGCGATGAGAGCAGCTTTGTGCCGCTCAAGCAGCTGGATTTGCCCTACAAATTGTTCTCCCTGGTGGACATGTGTGATCCACAGAAAGTGCTAACCATAGAGGAACGCATGCTTATCTACTACAAGTACGACAATAATCCAGTCAACTGCGTCAAGATCTTTACCTCGGCCTTTAGAGCCAAGCCCATTGGCTTCAGACTGCTGCAATCCAATCTGTTCAATCACTCCAAGCTCTATGGACGCACCGACTTTATTAAGCTCTACGATGGtgatatatacaatttaactGCCAACTATTTGGGCAAAATTGAATGGGATACAAACAATCAGCGCAGTTTCTTCAAGACCAAAGGACCCACATTGAGTTTGCAGCTGGTGGCAAGTGGCGCACCCGAGACGCATGGGTTTATTGCTGAGGTGGTAACAGTGCCCATTTCCACATTGGGGCAGA ATCGCGATGCGCTGCATAATATAACCGAGACGCGTATATCGGGTGCAATGAAAGGCGCCGTTAGTTACGCCTCAGCGGGTGAAGTTACGCCCACTCTGACGCTCATAGGCAATCGCATAGAACGCAACTGTAAACAGCTCTATGGTAATTTCTCCACCTGCCCCTCTGCGCTTTACCTGGATGTGCAAAATATGAACTCGCTTTACTTTATG AACAATCTATTGATGGAAAATCAAGGCGGCTTGCGCATACGCGCGGACTCCAGAGGCTCGGCTACTTCACTGCGTGGTTTCGTGCATCACAATCTCTTTATGCGCAATCGCAATCGTCCCGCACTTTACGTTGAGGGTCGCCAGTCTTCGCCCTATCAGGAGGTGGAGCTCTATCGCAATTACTTTGCGCAGAACATGGCAGGCTATGAGGAAGTTATACGTCTTTGTCAAGTGGTGTCCAACTTTAGTCACAACTATGTGCACAGCAATGTGGGCGGACGCATTATGGAGGTGTCGGGCTTTGAAAAAGTGCGACTGCAAATCTATCAGACGACAGCGCATAATGGTTTCTATAG AAATGTTGCCACCAATTGGATGTCGCGTGCCACAATTGTTGCCGGCACCGCTGGTCAGCAATATGTGGATAATATATTTGAGAACTATGACAACGATTACGAACTGCTTACAGTTAATAATTCCAT TATGAGCTTTGACTATGAAAACAG GACCTTTGAAACCTGGAGCTCTAAAATCGACGCGCGTCATAATTACTGGAGCTATAACAATTCCATATCTGTGCAGTCACGTATCAGAGATAAATCTG ACGATCCCATGTTGCTGGAGGTGCTCGCTGTGCCCTTCCAAATGAACAATCAATCTATATTGGATGGCAAGTGTCCGCCAGGCTGGAATCTAGTGCATGATACCTGCTTTATCTATGTGGGCGCGCCCATGACTTTCTATGAGGCGCGTGATTTTTGTCGTTCCGAGAACTCGACTATGCCTTTTATACGCACCGATAGCACAACTCTATGGCGTTATCTACAAAGTCAAATGCGTCATCTGAAGTATCCTGAAAAGGTTTGGATACAGGACTATAATCATATAGAGCGCTGCACAagctttattataaatgaGATTGTAGTGGAGGATTGCAATAGACAGCGTGGCTTCATTTGCGAAATGGATCCAAGA GTGATTATTGATCCTTTAAGCTGGCGCGCTGACATTTTTGCCATTAGTATTATATCAGCCTTTGTGCTGGCCATCATTCTGCTTATCCTGGTGGCCTTTTGTTGGTTTGCCAAATCCAAGCATCGTCATGTGCAGCGCTTGCAGCGACGCAATAGCATACGCCAGAGCCTGCGCAGCTTGAACAGCATTGATCCGCAAGGATCGCTGCGTCGACGTCCCAATTAT CCTATGTCGAGCAATGGCACGCTGTCCAAGAGCCAGGACTACAAGCAAATGGTGGCCAATGGCTCCATAGACTCAATGGACAAGAGCGTGCTCAGCTCTGAGGCGGGCAGCTATGAGGGCTACGAGCAGAAGCCGCATTACAACGAATATGTCAATCAGAATGCTTTGCGACCAGCGACGCAGGAGCCACACAAGGTGGCCACCATATCCAAAGGCACTGCGCATCGAGCacgcgctgctgccgctgccgcagcgcTGGAACCAGATGCCTTTGAACTAAGCTATCGCAATGAGGGCTTCCGTGATAACTCCACCTATGGCGGCGGCACGCGCGCCAATTCTGTCAGCAACAGCGTAGCCGAGGATACGCCGATTATACATCAAACAGATGCGGAGACTGAGGAGCTGGGCTCGGACTATTACGGCAATGCTAGCACGCTGCCACTGCGCACCGAAGCGGGTAGCAGTAGCGTGGGCGGTAGGCGTGGCCAGCCTGGTTTGGCTTTTCTCAGCGAGCTGAAGCAGAACTTGCCCGAGTATCAGCGCAGCTCCACCAGCAGCTTTGTGCCGCAACGCAACAGCGGCGATTCGCTGCCCTTTGAGCAGAAGATCGATCAATTCAATTACTCCAATGAGTCATCACTTTATCGTCCGGCGCCTGCAGTGCCCGCTGTGCCAGCGGACATGCGTCGTCCGGACTCATATTATACGGCCGTGCGCAGCAGCAAGGCGCCCAGCTCGCACTATCGCACGCCCAGACCGCTTGCTCAGCCGCCCGCGGCGCCTACATCACGTCCAAAGACTGTTTATCAAGGTGAGGGTGGCGCCTTGCCAACAacgccacagccacaacacACAACTGCCCATCCTAATCCTTATCATCGCTCCAAGTCGGAGGCATTGCTGGAAACGGACTTTGATAGCGAGGCTGGCGCTACGGGACTCTTACCCCTGCATGCCAATGGACGCAGTCACAGCCAGCCTTTGGAGACGGCCATGTAA
- the LOC108594290 gene encoding keratin-associated protein 5-5 isoform X2 — protein sequence MCDPCCGPFEPRGCRSRELRCGILYTTCDCVKRNGLQDKCPRAACQGRPACMCFPFPSCGPASFPLRFANMTMGVNNKRMRCAATAATCAGGGGLSRACGGCCGGGGGGCGGGCGPCGGGGGCCGPC from the exons ATGTGTGACCCTTGTTGTGGACCCTTTGAG CCCAGGGGCTGTCGCAGTCGCGAGCTGCGTTGCGGCATTCTCTATACAACCTGCGACTGCGTTAAGCGCAATGGACTTCAGGATAAATGCCCGCGCGCAGCCTGCCAGGGACGTCCTGCCTGCATGTGCTTTCCGTTCCCCTCCTGCGGCCCCGCCTCGTTTCCGCTGCGCTTCGCCAACATGACCATGGGCGTCAATAACAAGCGCATGCGTTGCGCCGCAACGGCCGCAACCTGCGCCGGCGGCGGTGGCTTGTCACGCGCCTGCGGTGGCTGttgcggtggtggtggtggcggctgcggcggcggctgcggaccctgcggcggtggcggcggctgctgtggcCCAT GCTAG